A genomic segment from Gammaproteobacteria bacterium encodes:
- a CDS encoding MFS transporter, with protein sequence MASPALPIASNGISAWMVFLLASACGLVAANLYYAQPLISLIAPAIGLHPSTASLIVTLTQMGYCAGLVLLVPLGDLVENRRLILWTLSLAFFALVATAVAQSTPWLLAASLFVGLGSVVVQMLVPIAAHLAPEASRGRVVGNVMSGLLTGVMLARPVSSLIASAFGWRAVFGVSAGLMAMLGLILQRLLPQRYPTADHGYVQLIGSLWILLRDTPLLRRRAAYQAALFAAFSLFWTAVPLVLSGPIFGLTQRGIALFALVGVAGALAAPIAGHLADRGQTRVATCLAIVTVAVSFLLAWIGGTGSLAALLAAAVLLDFGVQANVVLGQRAIYSLGAHIRSRLNGLYITIFFAGGALGSSIASFAYTRSGWELVSWIGFAFPMTALLFYVTEFARE encoded by the coding sequence ATGGCGTCGCCCGCCCTACCGATCGCCAGTAACGGTATATCAGCTTGGATGGTCTTTCTGCTGGCCAGCGCCTGCGGACTAGTTGCCGCCAATCTGTATTACGCTCAACCATTAATCAGTTTGATCGCGCCCGCGATCGGGCTGCATCCATCGACCGCCAGTCTTATAGTGACGCTCACGCAGATGGGGTATTGCGCAGGGCTCGTATTGCTGGTCCCGTTGGGCGATCTGGTTGAGAACCGTCGTCTCATTCTCTGGACACTGAGTCTGGCGTTCTTCGCGTTGGTCGCGACGGCCGTCGCGCAATCGACACCTTGGTTGCTGGCGGCTTCGCTGTTCGTCGGCCTGGGTTCAGTGGTGGTGCAGATGCTGGTACCAATTGCTGCCCATCTCGCTCCCGAGGCGAGCCGAGGGCGAGTGGTCGGTAACGTCATGAGCGGTTTGCTGACCGGTGTCATGTTAGCCCGGCCCGTGTCGAGCCTCATCGCGAGCGCGTTCGGCTGGCGAGCGGTGTTTGGCGTATCGGCCGGACTCATGGCCATGCTCGGCTTGATCCTGCAGCGCTTGCTGCCGCAACGGTATCCGACTGCAGATCATGGTTATGTCCAGCTGATCGGTTCCTTGTGGATCCTGTTGCGGGACACGCCGCTGTTGCGGCGGCGCGCCGCCTACCAAGCGGCGCTGTTCGCCGCGTTCAGTCTCTTTTGGACCGCCGTTCCACTGGTGTTGTCGGGTCCGATCTTTGGTTTGACCCAGCGTGGCATAGCGCTGTTCGCGCTGGTGGGTGTCGCGGGCGCGCTGGCGGCGCCGATAGCAGGACATTTGGCCGACCGTGGCCAAACCCGCGTGGCGACCTGTCTCGCGATTGTCACGGTGGCGGTATCATTCCTGCTAGCGTGGATCGGCGGCACGGGATCGCTGGCGGCACTGCTGGCGGCCGCGGTGTTGTTGGACTTCGGTGTGCAAGCGAATGTCGTGTTGGGTCAGCGCGCGATCTATTCGCTCGGTGCGCACATCCGCAGCCGTCTGAATGGGTTATACATCACCATCTTCTTCGCCGGCGGCGCGCTCGGCTCGTCCATTGCGAGCTTCGCTTACACACGGAGCGGCTGGGAGCTGGTGAGCTGGATCGGATTCGCCTTCCCAATGACAGCGCTGCTGTT
- a CDS encoding TetR/AcrR family transcriptional regulator: protein MDEVMNKAVRVFCERGFHATSITDLAQATELTAGSLYKAFKDKRAIFLAALDHESTQRRAELMEAIDAVRTGREKLHRALMFYADMSCGTNGQRGCLVVGTAVELATFDPEIAERVVGLMKRREKLLVDLIQRGQADGSVSKAIDVKATARFLLCLFHGLRVVGKTSPKRAEMIAAVEVAMKALD from the coding sequence ATGGACGAGGTAATGAACAAGGCCGTTCGCGTGTTCTGCGAGCGCGGTTTCCACGCCACCTCGATCACCGATCTTGCGCAGGCAACAGAGTTGACGGCCGGCAGTCTCTACAAGGCATTCAAGGACAAGCGTGCGATCTTTCTGGCGGCACTGGACCACGAGTCGACCCAGCGCCGCGCCGAGTTAATGGAAGCGATTGATGCCGTGCGCACGGGTCGAGAGAAGCTGCACCGCGCATTGATGTTCTACGCTGACATGTCCTGCGGCACGAACGGTCAGCGTGGGTGCCTCGTTGTTGGCACCGCCGTCGAACTCGCGACGTTCGATCCCGAAATCGCCGAGCGGGTCGTCGGCTTGATGAAGAGGCGAGAGAAGTTGCTGGTCGATCTAATCCAGCGGGGACAGGCCGATGGTTCGGTGTCCAAAGCAATCGACGTCAAAGCGACCGCGCGCTTTCTGCTGTGCTTGTTCCACGGCCTACGTGTGGTCGGCAAAACGTCACCGAAGCGGGCGGAAATGATCGCGGCGGTCGAAGTTGCAATGAAGGCGCTCGACTGA